In the genome of Gadus morhua chromosome 14, gadMor3.0, whole genome shotgun sequence, one region contains:
- the LOC115559054 gene encoding guanylyl cyclase-activating protein 2-like, producing the protein MGQINQTGRYDEEIDVKALQEMYKMFVVECPSGVLFLHEFKRFFGVDPTGEASDYAEAMFRAFDRNGDNTIDFLEFVAALNLVFRGDLEHKLRWSFKVYDKDSNGYVDRSELRSIIDSIYRVNRSTKREWKDGPLSVDQVVDGILQAVDSDRDGHINLYEFIRGAQQDPWVLNMLKLDMNPAGWVLERRRMSAHF; encoded by the exons ATGGGGCAGATAAACCAAACGGGGAGGTACGACGAGGAGATCGACGTCAAGGCGCTTCAGGAGATGTACAAGATGTTTGTGGTGGAGTGTCCCAGCGGCGTGTTGTTCCTGCACGAGTTCAAGAGGTTCTTCGGGGTGGACCCGACGGGGGAGGCGTCGGACTACGCTGAGGCCATGTTCCGGGCGTTCGACAGGAACGGG GATAACACCATTGATTTCCTAGAGTTTGTGGCGGCGTTGAACCTGGTTTTCCGAGGCGACTTGGAGCACAAGCTGCGCTGGTCGTTCAAAGTGTACGACAAAGACAGCAACGGCTACGTGGACCGCAGCGAGTTGCGCTCCATCATCGAC agcaTCTACCGAGTGAACAGAAGCACCAAGAGAGAGTGGAAGGACGGCCCGCTGAGCGTGGACCAGGTGGTGGATGGGATCCTGCAGGCGGTGGACTCCGACCGAGACG GTCATATTAATCTCTACGAGTTCATCCGAGGGGCCCAGCAGGACCCCTGGGTGCTGAACATGTTGAAGCTGGACATGAACCCCGCCGGGTGGGTGCTGGAGCGGAGGAGGATGAGCGCCCACTTCTGA
- the guca1g gene encoding guanylate cyclase activator 1g produces the protein MGQTESIDDEEITLQDIQELYRKFAFECPSGNLHLHEFKRIFGVNCTSRAEEASYMENVFRSFDTNQDNKIDFMEYVAAIHLVLRGKLEDKLKWSFKVYDSDGNGCLDRREVKHVLTIIYMLKKHNNPAPQAKVEDICDRIFELVDVNNDERISLEEFMEGAQKDPWVMEQLKLDITPCGWFLNSKTRS, from the exons ATGGGTCAGACAGAGAGCATCGATGATGAGGAAATTACTCTTCAAGACATTCAGGAGCTCTACCGCAAATTTGCCTTTGAATGCCCAAGTGGAAACCTCCACCTGCACGAGTTCAAGCGGATCTTCGGTGTGAACTGCACCTCCAGGGCGGAGGAGGCCTCCTACATGGAGAACGTGTTCCGGTCCTTCGACACCAACCAG GACAACAAGATCGACTTCATGGAGTACGTAGCGGCCATCCACCTGGTCCTCCGAGGGAAGCTGGAGGACAAGCTCAAGTGGTCCTTCAAGGTGTATGACAGCGATGGCAATGGCTGTCTGGACAGGAGGGAAGTGAAGCATGTGCTGACA ATTATCTACATGCTGAAGAAGCACAATAACCCCGCTCCCCAAGCCAAGGTGGAGGACATCTGTGACCGGATATTTGAACTGGTCGATGTCAACAATGATG AGCGGATCTCTCTAGAGGAGTTCATGGAGGGAGCGCAGAAGGACCCGTGGGTCATGGAGCAGCTCAAACTGGACATTACGCCGTGTGGCTGGTTCCTGAACAGCAAGACGAGGTCCTGA